In Kryptolebias marmoratus isolate JLee-2015 linkage group LG11, ASM164957v2, whole genome shotgun sequence, the following proteins share a genomic window:
- the LOC108245711 gene encoding patatin-like phospholipase domain-containing protein 2 isoform X3 has product MFNWAEEWHMSFAGCGFRSMYYVGALSCILERVPQLVHGASTFGGASSGCLVAAALAVGIPIEKLCFMILITAKEARKHNLGVFHPTFSLLRVVQRSLLEMLPEDAHLRATGRLCVSLTQLNDGRNVLVSEFASREELIQVLMCSCFFPVYCGFIPPAYRGVRYMDGALSNNMPLFEHRNTITLSPFSGESDICPTEGTFNFFEAHYGNKLAEICHNGYMDALRFLRDRDLVGAECNPRRVALGDKFPCCEPVREMAKTEDWKRMKIPLNNGGKPQEHQMLDQRIMENLPMGIKKVLCGVCRDSYDAGSWWSLLANILPVKLQTLLLMPFNMSLLLLKRLRSELQTLSGRSRPRQASHTKSHRL; this is encoded by the exons ATGTTCAACTGGGCCGAAGAGTGGCACATGTCTTTTGCGGGATGTGGGTTTAGGAGCATGTATTATGTTGGAGCTCTGAGCTGTATCCTGGAGCGGGTCCCACAGCTGGTCCATGGTGCATCTACGTTTGGTGGAGCTTCCTCTGGGTGTCTTGTGGCAGCAGCTCTGGCTGTAGGAATTCCCATTG AAAAGCtctgttttatgattttgatCACGGCTAAAGAGGCCAGAAAACACAACCTGGGAGTTTTCCACCCAACCTTCAGTCTGCTGAGGGTGGTACAGCGCTCTCTGCTGGAGATGCTCCCTGAAGACGCCCACCTTCGGGCCACAGGAAGGCTCTGCGTGTCCCTCACCCAGCTGAATGATGGAAGAAATGTTTTGGTGTCAGAGTTCGCCTCCAGAGAGGAGCTTATTCAG GTTCTAATGTGCAGCTGTTTTTTCCCAGTCTACTGTGGTTTCATCCCACCTGCATACCGTGGAGTG CGCTACATGGACGGAGCACTGAGCAACAACATGCCCCTGTTCGAGCACAGAAACACCATCACTCTGTCCCCGTTCTCAGGCGAGAGCGACATCTGCCCCACAGAGGGAACATTCAACTTCTTTGAGGCCCACTACGGCAAT aagcTGGCGGAAATCTGCCACAACGGTTACATGGACGCTCTTCGCTTCCTGAGAGACAGAG ATCTGGTTGGCGCTGAGTGTAACCCTCGCAGAGTAGCGTTGGGCGACAAGTTTCCTTGTTGTGAACCTGTAAGAGAAATGGCAAAGACCGAAGACTGGAAGAGAATGAAGATCCCGCTGAATAATGGAGGAAAACCTCAAGAACATCAAATGTTGGACCAAAGAATCATGGAGAACCTCCCAATGGGTATTAAAAAAG TGTTGTGTGGGGTATGCAGAGATAGTTATGATGCTGGCAGCTGGTGGTCTTTGCTCGCTAACATCCTTCCAGTGAAGCTGCAGACCCTCCTCCTCATGCCCTTTAACATGAGCCTACTTCTGCTTAAAAG GCTGAGGAGTGAACTGCAAACTCTCAGTGGTCGCAGCAGGCCTCGGCAGGCCTCACACACGAAGAGCCACAGGCTGTGA
- the LOC108245711 gene encoding patatin-like phospholipase domain-containing protein 2 isoform X2, with protein sequence MFNWAEEWHMSFAGCGFRSMYYVGALSCILERVPQLVHGASTFGGASSGCLVAAALAVGIPIEKLCFMILITAKEARKHNLGVFHPTFSLLRVVQRSLLEMLPEDAHLRATGRLCVSLTQLNDGRNVLVSEFASREELIQVLMCSCFFPVYCGFIPPAYRGVRYMDGALSNNMPLFEHRNTITLSPFSGESDICPTEGTFNFFEAHYGNVSIQVNTGNVHRVCTAFLPPRLEKLAEICHNGYMDALRFLRDRDLVGAECNPRRVALGDKFPCCEPVREMAKTEDWKRMKIPLNNGGKPQEHQMLDQRIMENLPMGIKKVLCGVCRDSYDAGSWWSLLANILPVKLQTLLLMPFNMSLLLLKRGFSGDFYYRPQKRVLQSNSFSSNYI encoded by the exons ATGTTCAACTGGGCCGAAGAGTGGCACATGTCTTTTGCGGGATGTGGGTTTAGGAGCATGTATTATGTTGGAGCTCTGAGCTGTATCCTGGAGCGGGTCCCACAGCTGGTCCATGGTGCATCTACGTTTGGTGGAGCTTCCTCTGGGTGTCTTGTGGCAGCAGCTCTGGCTGTAGGAATTCCCATTG AAAAGCtctgttttatgattttgatCACGGCTAAAGAGGCCAGAAAACACAACCTGGGAGTTTTCCACCCAACCTTCAGTCTGCTGAGGGTGGTACAGCGCTCTCTGCTGGAGATGCTCCCTGAAGACGCCCACCTTCGGGCCACAGGAAGGCTCTGCGTGTCCCTCACCCAGCTGAATGATGGAAGAAATGTTTTGGTGTCAGAGTTCGCCTCCAGAGAGGAGCTTATTCAG GTTCTAATGTGCAGCTGTTTTTTCCCAGTCTACTGTGGTTTCATCCCACCTGCATACCGTGGAGTG CGCTACATGGACGGAGCACTGAGCAACAACATGCCCCTGTTCGAGCACAGAAACACCATCACTCTGTCCCCGTTCTCAGGCGAGAGCGACATCTGCCCCACAGAGGGAACATTCAACTTCTTTGAGGCCCACTACGGCAATGTGAGCATTCAGGTCAACACTGGAAACGTCCATCGTGTCTGTACAGCCTTCCTACCTCCCAGACTGGAG aagcTGGCGGAAATCTGCCACAACGGTTACATGGACGCTCTTCGCTTCCTGAGAGACAGAG ATCTGGTTGGCGCTGAGTGTAACCCTCGCAGAGTAGCGTTGGGCGACAAGTTTCCTTGTTGTGAACCTGTAAGAGAAATGGCAAAGACCGAAGACTGGAAGAGAATGAAGATCCCGCTGAATAATGGAGGAAAACCTCAAGAACATCAAATGTTGGACCAAAGAATCATGGAGAACCTCCCAATGGGTATTAAAAAAG TGTTGTGTGGGGTATGCAGAGATAGTTATGATGCTGGCAGCTGGTGGTCTTTGCTCGCTAACATCCTTCCAGTGAAGCTGCAGACCCTCCTCCTCATGCCCTTTAACATGAGCCTACTTCTGCTTAAAAG AGGTTTCAGTGGTGACTTTTACTACAGACCTCAAAAGAGGGTGCTCCAAAGCAACAGTTTCTCAAGTAATTACATTTAA
- the LOC108245711 gene encoding patatin-like phospholipase domain-containing protein 2 isoform X1, translating into MFNWAEEWHMSFAGCGFRSMYYVGALSCILERVPQLVHGASTFGGASSGCLVAAALAVGIPIEKLCFMILITAKEARKHNLGVFHPTFSLLRVVQRSLLEMLPEDAHLRATGRLCVSLTQLNDGRNVLVSEFASREELIQVLMCSCFFPVYCGFIPPAYRGVRYMDGALSNNMPLFEHRNTITLSPFSGESDICPTEGTFNFFEAHYGNVSIQVNTGNVHRVCTAFLPPRLEKLAEICHNGYMDALRFLRDRDLVGAECNPRRVALGDKFPCCEPVREMAKTEDWKRMKIPLNNGGKPQEHQMLDQRIMENLPMGIKKVLCGVCRDSYDAGSWWSLLANILPVKLQTLLLMPFNMSLLLLKRLRSELQTLSGRSRPRQASHTKSHRL; encoded by the exons ATGTTCAACTGGGCCGAAGAGTGGCACATGTCTTTTGCGGGATGTGGGTTTAGGAGCATGTATTATGTTGGAGCTCTGAGCTGTATCCTGGAGCGGGTCCCACAGCTGGTCCATGGTGCATCTACGTTTGGTGGAGCTTCCTCTGGGTGTCTTGTGGCAGCAGCTCTGGCTGTAGGAATTCCCATTG AAAAGCtctgttttatgattttgatCACGGCTAAAGAGGCCAGAAAACACAACCTGGGAGTTTTCCACCCAACCTTCAGTCTGCTGAGGGTGGTACAGCGCTCTCTGCTGGAGATGCTCCCTGAAGACGCCCACCTTCGGGCCACAGGAAGGCTCTGCGTGTCCCTCACCCAGCTGAATGATGGAAGAAATGTTTTGGTGTCAGAGTTCGCCTCCAGAGAGGAGCTTATTCAG GTTCTAATGTGCAGCTGTTTTTTCCCAGTCTACTGTGGTTTCATCCCACCTGCATACCGTGGAGTG CGCTACATGGACGGAGCACTGAGCAACAACATGCCCCTGTTCGAGCACAGAAACACCATCACTCTGTCCCCGTTCTCAGGCGAGAGCGACATCTGCCCCACAGAGGGAACATTCAACTTCTTTGAGGCCCACTACGGCAATGTGAGCATTCAGGTCAACACTGGAAACGTCCATCGTGTCTGTACAGCCTTCCTACCTCCCAGACTGGAG aagcTGGCGGAAATCTGCCACAACGGTTACATGGACGCTCTTCGCTTCCTGAGAGACAGAG ATCTGGTTGGCGCTGAGTGTAACCCTCGCAGAGTAGCGTTGGGCGACAAGTTTCCTTGTTGTGAACCTGTAAGAGAAATGGCAAAGACCGAAGACTGGAAGAGAATGAAGATCCCGCTGAATAATGGAGGAAAACCTCAAGAACATCAAATGTTGGACCAAAGAATCATGGAGAACCTCCCAATGGGTATTAAAAAAG TGTTGTGTGGGGTATGCAGAGATAGTTATGATGCTGGCAGCTGGTGGTCTTTGCTCGCTAACATCCTTCCAGTGAAGCTGCAGACCCTCCTCCTCATGCCCTTTAACATGAGCCTACTTCTGCTTAAAAG GCTGAGGAGTGAACTGCAAACTCTCAGTGGTCGCAGCAGGCCTCGGCAGGCCTCACACACGAAGAGCCACAGGCTGTGA